The Gloeocapsa sp. DLM2.Bin57 genome includes the window CTCGTTGATTTCTGGCTTTATCTAGTTTTTGTCTAAATTCTCCTGTTTTACCTCTTAATTCATCATCTGATAGTTTTTGTATATCTTCTTCGAGTAGATTAATTTCAGTGACTATAGGTTGTATTTTTTTGATTTTCCTGGCGTTAGGATCTCCGAGTAAGGCTTTCAACATAAGTAGTTATTCTTGGGGTTATTATGTTATTATGTACGATTCTACCAAAAATTTAGGTTGAAAGTCTGAGAGATTTAATGTCTCGATTACCACTTAAGCAAGAAATATATTATCATTAGATAAATTACCAGTCAGGGTAGCAAAGTGACCACCTCGATCAATAGTTGAGGCAAAATTAGCTTGACTACCATTAGGGTTATAAAAGAATTTGCTATTATTTCTGTTATAAACAATTGAACCCCGACTTGTGGTAGCTTCAAGATCACTAGTTACTTGAATAAAATCTGTAAGTGTCACTTGGGTTATCATTAGGTCTAAGTATAACTAGTCGGAAAATATATATTATGAGTAATCAGTATAACAATCGGAAAAAACTTGATTTAGACGAAAAAATAGCTATCATAGTTGCTTTTGGCGTTATAGGTAGTATTTTAGCCTGGGTGTTGCTCAAAGATAATCAACTTATCAATGCAACTCTGTTTAGCCCATCTCCCCAAACTACATCATCAGTTGAACCTGTTACTAATCCTGAATTAGAAGTTTCTCCAGTGGAACAACCATCGAGAAGAATGCCGACTAAGGAAAGAAAAACTGTAGTAATTGCACCTCCGGTAGTAGTTACCGAACTAACTCCCCAACCAACTCCTCTACCCTCTGTTATAGTTACCGAACTAACTCCCCAACCAATTCCTCTACCGGATGAACCCTCTGTTATAGTTCCTGAACCAACTCCTGAACCAGAAGTAGTATTTGTCGATGTTGCACAAGACTACTGGGCTTACCCTTTCATTATGGCATTAGCAGAAGAAGGAATATTTAAAGATCTAAGAGGAGGCAATTTTAGACCTAATGATTCTGTACCAAGAGGAGAATACGCCGAGATACTTAACGAAGCGATAAGACTAACATCAACAGAAACAGCAATAGATTTCAAAGATGTAGATGAGGAATCCGAAGCAAAAGAAGCGATTGATCTCGCAGTTGGGGAAAAATTCCTCAAAGGTTATCCGGGAGAAATATTTGAACCGAATCAACCTATCTCTAAAATGCAAGTACTATTATCTCTGGTGAGTGGGTTAGAGTTACAACCCTCAGGAGATCCAGAAACCATACTCGCCGATAATTACCAAGATTGGCAAGAGATTCCCGAATACGCCAGAAGTGCGATCGCGGCTGCCACTGAATCGGGTTTGGTGATCAATTATCCGGATTTGAAAATATTGAACCCCAACGGTGAGGCTACTCGCGCTCAAGTAGCAGCAATGATACATCAAGCTTTGGTTGTGTTGGAACAACAATCCCCGGTAGAATCTGAATACATTGTTAATCCTGAAGTAAATCAATGAAAGACAAACTCTCTGACAATTTTGTCTATTTCAAGAGAGTCTATCTAGGGCTTGCTGAATAAATCTAAAACTTTGATTTGGTATGGGTTTAAAGTCGTTTTCTGTTCAAAAAAAGTTTATTTATGTCTTTTACTTACTTAAGTAGCATAAATATTGGCTTCCTGTTGCAAGAGTGCCCATCTCCTCACCAAGACTTACTTTTTCAGCATACACTATCTAAGTAACTAAATATAAATTTTACCACACCCCACACCCCGCACCCCATACCCTGTCCACATTGCTCAATCTCTTACCTCTTCCCTATGATTAATTAAGGTAAGAATTATCAATTAGCTGATTATGATCAGAAATAAGTTTAGCCTGTTTTAAAGCAGTAAGGCGATCGCTCATCCAATATTCACCAGGAATCAAACCAGCGATACCCAATTTTTCCAGACGATGTCTAACCTTTCCGGTTGCTCCTACAATAATTACTGATCTACCCAAATCAATAGTTTCTTGAATCGCATTTTCAATCGCTAGAGAAGAAGTCACCCCCATAATTGGTACTTCACCGAGGTCAACAATTAACACATCATAATTAGCAATAGTGCTATGTTTTCTAGAGATAGCTTTAGCTACACCAAAAATCATCGGACCACTAAGATGAAATAGTAGCACTCTACCTTTGGCTGAGTCTAAAACTGATTTTTCTGCTGGTGTCAAGACAATTTGGTCATCAGCGTCGGTGATAGTCTTGACAGACTGAGATTGTAACTCAGTAAGGCGATCGATAGTTAAGATATTAGCGATAAATACTCCTACTCCCACCGCTACCATTAAATCAACGAACACAGTTAAAATAATTACACCATAGAGAATCGCCGCCGCTTTGCGAGAAATCTTGTGTACCCTTTTCAAGAAAGCCCAATCAATGATATTAATACCTACTTTTAAAACAATTCCCGCTAAAACCGCTAAAGGAATATAAGAAGTTATTGGAGCTGCCCATAAGACTATAATTAATAAAAATAGAGCACGAAAAATACCCGCTAAAGCTGTACGTCCTCCCGCTTTGATACTAACCACAGTTGCAGTTGTAGCGCCAGAGCCAGCAACACCTCCACATAAACCCGTGATTAAATTAGCTATACCTTGAGCGACTAATTCTTTATTAGACTTATGCTCTGTACGAGTCAGACTATCAGAAACCACACAGGTTAATAAACAATCAATCGAGCCAACTACCGCTAACACCATCGCGTTGACAAACATCAGGTTCAAGTTATCGGGAGTGAAAGTAGGCATTTGTAACTTAGGTAATCCTGGAGTAATTTCGCCAATGGTAGCGATCGTGCGAATTTCCACATTTCTAGACACCATTAAAGCTAATAATGTTCCTACCACTAAAGCTGCTAATTGAGGTGGGACAAATTTTTTCCAAGAATTAGGATAAGTTAAAATAACAACTAAAGTAATTATCCCTAAAATCATTTCCCAAGGATTGATATGAGCAATTAAATAAGGGAGATCACGAATTAAACCAATTACTCCTCCAGGTGGTGTATCTTGACCCAAAAATGGTGCTATTTGTAAAGCAATAAGGATGATTCCAATACCACTCATAAAGCCGGATATGACGTTATAAGGAAGCATAGTGATATAACGACCTAACCCCAATGCTCCAAAAATAATTTGAAATATTCCCGCCAACATAATTACGGTAAAACCCATCGCTAAAGCTTTTTCAGGGTTATCGGGGTTAGTAGCCATTAAGCCAGCGATTACAGCTGTAACAATTACCGTCATTGGACCGGTTGGCTCAGAAATCAGACTGGGAGTACCGCCAAATAGAGCTGCAAAAAAGCCTACTAGTATTGCTCCCCATAAACCTGCTTCAGCACCTGCACCACTAGCTATACCAAAAGCTAAAGCCATAGGTAAAGCTACCACAGCTGCGGTTAACCCTCCAAATAAATCTCCTTGGAAGTTACTAAAATTAATTTCATTGGTTATTTTCATTATTTTGTGTTTTTGATCTCCCTTATGATTTTATTTTGATTAACGTGATTAATGTAACCAATTTATCATAAAAGTTAATAAAACTTGATAAAACTTGTTAATATCAATGATAATGATTGAGGAAAACTTATTAAATTTGCGCCAATCCTTGGCTTGAAAACTAAATCAATAAGAAAAAGGATGATTAAAATCAAACAATTCCCAATCCAACAACTCAAGAGAGAATGGTTTTTTAACCCCAAAGCCGATATTCTAGCAGGAGCGGTAGTAGGATTAGCTTTAATACCAGAAGCGATCGCGTTTTCGATTATTGCAGGACTAGAGCCAAAAGTAGGACTATACGCCTCATTTATTATAGCCATTACCACCGCCTTTTTAGGAGGGAGACCTGGGTCAATTTCAGCAGCAACTGGAGCAATGGCTCTATTAATGGTTGAATTAGTTAAAAACCATGGTTTGCAATATCTATTAGCAGCAACTTTATTAACAGGTTTATTACAAATATTATTCGGTGTTTTCAAACTAGGACGTCAAATGAAATACGTACCTAGAGCCGTAATGATTGGCTATATTAACGCTCTAGCTATCCTAATTTTTACCTCACAACTACCTGAATTAACTAACGTTCCCTATACAGTCTATTTAATTACGGCTCTATCCTTAGCAATTATTTACATCTTACCGAGATTTACTAAAGCCATACCTTCTCCCCTAATCGCATTGGTAGTCATGGGGATGGCAAAAATCATCTTTAAATTAGATGTTCCTACCATAGGAGATAAAGGAGAACTACCAACTACCTTACCCCTATTTAGTTTACCTGAAGTTCCCTTTACCCTAGAAACCCTGCAAATTATCTTACCCACCTCCTTAACTATGGCGGTAGTAGGTTTACTAGCTTCCTTTTTAACCGCTTCCCTAGTAGATGAATTAACCGATACACCTAGTGATAAAAATCAAGAAGCCAAAGGACAAGGTATCGCTAACCTTATCACTGGCTTTTTTGGTGGCATGGCAGGATGTGGTATGATCGGACAATCCGTTATTAACATCCAGTCTGGTGGAAGAGGGAGACTATCAACTCTATGTGCTGGAGTTTTCCTCTTAATTGCTATTTTAGCTTTAAGTACATGGGTCAAAGAAATTCCCATGGGTGCTTTAGCAGCAGTGATGATTATGGTATCTATCGGTACATTTCGTTGGTCATCGATTAAAACCCTATCGCGGACTCCTCGCAGTGAAACCGCGGTTATGCTTACAACTATGTTCGTGACCATCTTAACCCGTAACTTCGCTTTAGGAGTAGTCACAGGAATAGTCATGAGTACTGTATTTTTCTCCCGTAATATTGCACAACTAGTCTTTGTTGATAAAGTTCTCAGGGAAGATGGTACTCATCGCATCTATAGCGTAGTAGGACAAATTTTCTTTTTATCGGTGGATGAATTCTTAACTGTTTTTGATTTTGAGGAAATCGTTGACCGCGTAACCATAGACTTAACCCACGCTCATCTCTGGGATCAAGGTGCAGTTGCAGCTATAGATAAAGTAGTAATGAAATTTAGACGCAATGGAGCAGATGTTGAATTAGTGGGTTTAAATGAAGCTAGCTCTACTCTCTTAAATAAATTAGCGGTTTATCAAAAAACATGAAAAAGATTTTAGTATGTACTGATGGCTCTGCTTTTGCTGAAAGTATCTATCGCTATAGTGCTTGGTTTGCTACTAGATTATCAGCAGAGGTAACAGTTTTATCGGTTATTGATGTACGTAGTCAGAAGATGGCTTCTAATCATAACCTTAGCGGTGCTATCGGTTTAGGCGCATCGGAAGAATTGCTCAAGAATTTAGTAGAAATCGAGCATCAAAAAGCTAAACTAAACCACCAAAAAGCTAAATTGATTCTGCAAAACGCTGAAACTTCCCTGAGAGAGTATGGAGTTGAGCAGATTAAACTGATTGGACAAACAGGTTTTTTGGTTGATTGTCTCTCTGAGTTTGAAGCTGAATCAGACTTAATCGTCTTAGGAAAACGGGGAGAGGGTGCAGATTTTGCTACCAAACATTTAGGAGCTAATCTAGAGAGAATTGTCCGCAGTATTCATAAACCCTGTTTAGTCACTACCCGAGCATTCCAACCCATTGAAAAAGTGCTCATCGCTTATGATGGTAGCCCCACGGGAAAGAAAATCTTAGACTTTTTGGTCAAAATACCTCTATTTCAAGATTTAGAGTTACACATCATCACGATTACCAAAAGTTCCGATGATAGCAAAATAACTTTACTTCAAGAAGCTGAGCAAAAGTTAACAGCCAAAGGATTAAATCCTATTTGTCAAACACAAACTGGTGACCCAGAACAGGTTATTATTCATTACGCTCAAACTCAATCGATTAACTTACTATTAATGGGAGCTTATGGACATAATCGTATCCGTCAACTAGTGATTGGTAGTACTACCGCTCAAGTATTGCGTAGTAGTCAAATTCCCGTTCTTTTATTTAGATAAAAGTTGGGTATTCCACCTAAATTAGGGGTAGAAAACCGACAATATCTCCTCGATTAATTGCTCTATTATCAATAGTAGAGATAGATAAATTAATTAAGGAGTTTATACATATGACACTAGTTCGTTGGCAACCCTTCCGAGAAATTGACTCTTTACAAAAGGAAATGAATCGCTTGTTTGAAAGTCTAAATTATGACCCAGGTCAAGAAAAAGAAAGACTTTCCTTTATTCCTCCTGCTGAAATGCACGAAACTAATGAAGCAATTGAGTTGAAGCTAGAAATTCCAGGTATGGAAGCTAAAGACTTGGATATACAAGTAACCGTTGACTCTGTATCTATTAGTGGTGAACGCAAATCAGAAACCAAAACCGAAGAAAAAGGTATCACTCGTAGTGAATTCCGTTATGGACATTTTCGCCGGATCATCCCTCTACCTGTTAACATTGATAACAATAACGTTAAAGCAGACTATAAAGACGGATTACTAACTCTAACCTTACCAAAAGTTGAAGAAGAAAAAAATAAAGTGGTCAAAGTTAGTCTTTAAGTCTCAATTAATCTAGATTAGAATCCTCCCTACATCATCAATAGGGGGGATATTTTGTTTATAATCATAAATAAGCAGTTCAGTTAAAACAGATTTTATGCGTATTCTACACACAATGCTCAGAGTAGGTAACCTAGAAGAATCACTAAAATTCTATTGTGATATTCTCGGGAT containing:
- a CDS encoding SulP family inorganic anion transporter, with the translated sequence MKITNEINFSNFQGDLFGGLTAAVVALPMALAFGIASGAGAEAGLWGAILVGFFAALFGGTPSLISEPTGPMTVIVTAVIAGLMATNPDNPEKALAMGFTVIMLAGIFQIIFGALGLGRYITMLPYNVISGFMSGIGIILIALQIAPFLGQDTPPGGVIGLIRDLPYLIAHINPWEMILGIITLVVILTYPNSWKKFVPPQLAALVVGTLLALMVSRNVEIRTIATIGEITPGLPKLQMPTFTPDNLNLMFVNAMVLAVVGSIDCLLTCVVSDSLTRTEHKSNKELVAQGIANLITGLCGGVAGSGATTATVVSIKAGGRTALAGIFRALFLLIIVLWAAPITSYIPLAVLAGIVLKVGINIIDWAFLKRVHKISRKAAAILYGVIILTVFVDLMVAVGVGVFIANILTIDRLTELQSQSVKTITDADDQIVLTPAEKSVLDSAKGRVLLFHLSGPMIFGVAKAISRKHSTIANYDVLIVDLGEVPIMGVTSSLAIENAIQETIDLGRSVIIVGATGKVRHRLEKLGIAGLIPGEYWMSDRLTALKQAKLISDHNQLIDNSYLN
- a CDS encoding SulP family inorganic anion transporter, with protein sequence MIKIKQFPIQQLKREWFFNPKADILAGAVVGLALIPEAIAFSIIAGLEPKVGLYASFIIAITTAFLGGRPGSISAATGAMALLMVELVKNHGLQYLLAATLLTGLLQILFGVFKLGRQMKYVPRAVMIGYINALAILIFTSQLPELTNVPYTVYLITALSLAIIYILPRFTKAIPSPLIALVVMGMAKIIFKLDVPTIGDKGELPTTLPLFSLPEVPFTLETLQIILPTSLTMAVVGLLASFLTASLVDELTDTPSDKNQEAKGQGIANLITGFFGGMAGCGMIGQSVINIQSGGRGRLSTLCAGVFLLIAILALSTWVKEIPMGALAAVMIMVSIGTFRWSSIKTLSRTPRSETAVMLTTMFVTILTRNFALGVVTGIVMSTVFFSRNIAQLVFVDKVLREDGTHRIYSVVGQIFFLSVDEFLTVFDFEEIVDRVTIDLTHAHLWDQGAVAAIDKVVMKFRRNGADVELVGLNEASSTLLNKLAVYQKT
- a CDS encoding Hsp20/alpha crystallin family protein, producing MTLVRWQPFREIDSLQKEMNRLFESLNYDPGQEKERLSFIPPAEMHETNEAIELKLEIPGMEAKDLDIQVTVDSVSISGERKSETKTEEKGITRSEFRYGHFRRIIPLPVNIDNNNVKADYKDGLLTLTLPKVEEEKNKVVKVSL
- a CDS encoding universal stress protein, translating into MKKILVCTDGSAFAESIYRYSAWFATRLSAEVTVLSVIDVRSQKMASNHNLSGAIGLGASEELLKNLVEIEHQKAKLNHQKAKLILQNAETSLREYGVEQIKLIGQTGFLVDCLSEFEAESDLIVLGKRGEGADFATKHLGANLERIVRSIHKPCLVTTRAFQPIEKVLIAYDGSPTGKKILDFLVKIPLFQDLELHIITITKSSDDSKITLLQEAEQKLTAKGLNPICQTQTGDPEQVIIHYAQTQSINLLLMGAYGHNRIRQLVIGSTTAQVLRSSQIPVLLFR